From a region of the Tenggerimyces flavus genome:
- a CDS encoding Kelch repeat-containing protein, which produces MIRAALLAGLLAPLAIAMPVAAASTVTLSGVVRDGSGQDWPLRSSVSVTGGSSTHSSPFNGKYNVEVQPNKTYTVTVQPSAVGYPALTREVSVGRRDLTVDFAVPVDADSCQAPGYHHTSQGAVASFDSGPDGWTITDPLGTEQVWRFDDPGEHGNLTGGLGGFAILDSEFYGFDKAQDSSLMSPVVDLRGVSAPTIGFRSDLYLFDYTEPSGIADVDLSLDGGATWSNVWRADVIRRGPEQVTVPIPQAAGERFVRARFRYHETENTAGVWWQVDSAWVGNRSCDPAPGGLVVGYVRDRNTGTGLVGATVRGPSGSSVSSVEGGLYSLFSPVTGSREVVASSAEYLSHVRRVTVGVAPVRSDFSLAAGQVKTSSTSVEAEVELGEKDTATVTLRNRGSADASVTLAERPGSFELASARVASEGAPLRREKGSFSPFAAGAATRTASAGQPAAVSAADGWGGVADYPIAISDNAAATYQGKVYSVGGQEHLRYGISEAFVFDPAAGGWSELPALPRGRQAATAAFLDGKLHVVGGWSESDWGYDAHVVPEMDIYDPATGTWSSGPRIPAATAAAGRAVLDDRLYVVGGCQGPEQCDATAVYRYDPADLVWERLADYPDEVSWLSCGAIEEQLYCAGGTRNWQRPVSSQATYSYNPRTDTWTRRADLPIDLWASASSVSDGRLELIGGVTDGTQLVTNEGFAYSPLSDSWTALPRSTYATYRGAAACGIYKVGGGTSHTLGSPFVEVLAGHSDCGADRDTSWLSATPGSVELAPGDRSTVRMRFDSSVVSQPGTYTSTLLVREDSPYPTGTIALTLSVSPPRRWGLLRGTVTGVSCEGVARVLAGATVWLDGRLDDFTLPTDASGSYARWLDSRNGPATMITGLDGWVPDVRSVSLRAGRTTVADVVLQQDGC; this is translated from the coding sequence ATGATCCGCGCAGCCTTGCTCGCCGGCCTGCTCGCGCCGCTCGCCATCGCGATGCCCGTCGCGGCGGCCTCGACCGTGACGCTCAGCGGCGTCGTTCGCGACGGCTCCGGACAGGACTGGCCGCTGCGGAGCTCGGTGTCCGTGACCGGCGGCTCGTCAACGCACAGCTCGCCGTTCAACGGCAAGTACAACGTTGAGGTGCAGCCGAACAAGACGTACACGGTGACCGTTCAGCCTTCTGCCGTTGGGTATCCGGCGTTGACGCGGGAGGTGTCGGTGGGGCGGCGCGACCTCACGGTCGACTTCGCGGTGCCGGTGGACGCCGACTCGTGCCAGGCACCTGGCTACCACCACACCTCGCAGGGTGCGGTGGCCTCGTTCGACTCCGGACCCGACGGCTGGACGATCACGGACCCGCTGGGGACCGAGCAGGTGTGGCGGTTCGACGACCCGGGTGAGCACGGCAACCTGACCGGTGGGTTGGGCGGTTTCGCCATCCTGGACAGCGAGTTCTACGGTTTCGACAAGGCGCAGGACTCGTCGCTGATGTCACCGGTCGTCGACCTGCGCGGCGTTTCCGCACCGACGATCGGCTTCCGCAGCGACCTCTACCTGTTCGACTACACCGAGCCGTCGGGGATCGCCGACGTCGACCTGTCGTTGGACGGCGGGGCGACGTGGTCGAACGTGTGGCGCGCGGACGTCATCCGGCGCGGGCCGGAGCAGGTGACCGTGCCGATCCCACAGGCCGCGGGCGAACGGTTCGTACGCGCTCGGTTCCGCTACCACGAGACCGAGAACACCGCGGGCGTGTGGTGGCAGGTCGATAGCGCGTGGGTCGGCAACCGGTCCTGCGATCCGGCTCCGGGTGGGCTGGTCGTGGGGTACGTACGGGACCGCAACACCGGCACCGGCCTGGTGGGCGCGACGGTCCGCGGGCCGTCCGGCTCGTCCGTGTCGTCCGTGGAGGGCGGTCTCTACTCGCTGTTCAGCCCGGTGACGGGATCGCGGGAGGTCGTGGCGAGCTCGGCGGAGTACCTGTCGCACGTGCGCCGGGTGACCGTCGGGGTCGCGCCGGTCCGGTCGGACTTCTCGTTGGCAGCCGGGCAGGTGAAGACCTCGTCGACGTCCGTCGAGGCGGAGGTGGAGCTCGGCGAGAAGGACACGGCGACGGTGACGTTGCGGAACCGCGGCTCGGCCGATGCCTCGGTGACGTTGGCGGAACGGCCTGGCTCGTTCGAGCTCGCTTCCGCGCGGGTGGCTTCCGAGGGCGCGCCGTTGCGCCGGGAGAAGGGCTCGTTCAGCCCGTTCGCCGCGGGTGCCGCGACCCGTACCGCGTCCGCCGGGCAACCGGCCGCGGTGAGCGCGGCCGACGGCTGGGGCGGCGTCGCGGACTACCCGATCGCGATCAGCGACAACGCGGCGGCGACGTACCAGGGCAAGGTGTACTCGGTCGGCGGGCAGGAGCACCTGCGGTACGGGATCAGCGAGGCGTTCGTCTTCGACCCCGCCGCGGGCGGCTGGTCGGAGCTGCCGGCACTGCCGCGCGGCCGGCAGGCGGCGACCGCGGCGTTCCTGGACGGGAAGCTGCACGTCGTCGGCGGCTGGAGCGAGAGCGACTGGGGTTACGACGCGCACGTGGTGCCTGAGATGGACATCTACGACCCGGCGACCGGCACCTGGTCGAGCGGGCCGCGGATCCCCGCGGCGACGGCGGCCGCCGGTCGCGCCGTCCTGGACGACCGCCTCTACGTGGTCGGCGGCTGCCAGGGACCGGAGCAGTGCGACGCGACCGCGGTGTACCGGTACGACCCCGCTGACCTGGTGTGGGAGCGGCTGGCCGACTATCCCGACGAGGTGTCGTGGCTCTCGTGCGGCGCGATCGAGGAGCAGCTCTACTGCGCTGGCGGGACGCGGAACTGGCAGCGGCCGGTCTCGTCCCAGGCGACCTACTCGTACAACCCGCGGACGGACACCTGGACGCGCCGGGCCGACCTGCCCATCGACCTGTGGGCCAGCGCCTCGTCGGTCTCCGACGGTCGGCTGGAGCTGATCGGCGGCGTGACGGACGGGACCCAGCTGGTCACGAACGAGGGCTTCGCGTACTCGCCGCTGTCGGACTCGTGGACGGCGTTGCCGCGTTCGACGTACGCGACCTACCGGGGCGCGGCGGCCTGCGGGATCTACAAGGTGGGCGGCGGAACGTCGCACACCTTGGGGTCGCCGTTCGTCGAGGTGCTCGCCGGGCACTCCGACTGCGGCGCCGACCGCGACACGTCCTGGCTGTCCGCGACACCGGGCTCTGTGGAGCTAGCGCCCGGGGACCGGTCGACGGTACGGATGCGCTTCGACTCCTCGGTGGTGTCGCAGCCGGGGACGTACACCTCGACGCTGCTGGTGCGGGAGGACTCGCCGTACCCGACGGGCACGATCGCGCTGACCCTCTCGGTCTCGCCGCCGCGTAGGTGGGGGCTTCTGCGGGGAACGGTGACCGGGGTGTCCTGCGAGGGTGTCGCCCGCGTGTTGGCGGGCGCGACGGTGTGGCTGGACGGGCGACTGGACGACTTCACGCTGCCGACGGACGCTTCGGGGTCGTACGCGCGGTGGCTCGACAGCCGCAACGGGCCGGCCACGATGATCACCGGCCTGGACGGCTGGGTGCCGGACGTACGGTCGGTCAGCCTGCGGGCGGGGCGGACGACGGTGGCTGACGTGGTGCTCCAACAGGACGGTTGCTAG
- a CDS encoding S8 family serine peptidase has product MLVRALVAVVLGAGLLMAPHAQAEPAPAVRKIDASLQRGLAAAGSADFLVSFGARSNVSPSGSWAERGRQVYDALERTAEKSQRDVRKELDKAGVKYRAFSVANVVYVFGGTTALADKISANAAVTRLDPARTYKLPEPAKSKAKAAAVDGVEWGVASIRADQVWSQFGTRGEGIVVANVDSGAQFDHPELAASYRGRQADGSVRHDYNWYDPAGICPAGLGPCDNAGHGTHTMGTMVGANGIGVAPGVKWIAAKGCEGEGCSSFALLSSAQWLLAPTDAQGQNPRPDLRPNVVNNSWGGDNGPVEDPWYDEAIANWIDAGIFPAFANGNAGPGCDTAGTPGDSLLAYAVGAYAADGSIGSFSSRGPGADDTPKPNLAAPGVAIRSSLPGNGYGTWDGTSMATPHLAATVALMWSVAPALTGDIEATEALLDETAIDVDDTSCGGTAADNNVFGEGRLDAFRAVEASPRGPTGTLRGTVRTESGDPIANATVTLTGVANRRLQTAPDGTFGALLSTGTYTATVTAFGYAPRSAEVTVTEGGETVRDFALPVLPRVTVSGTVKEGSAHGWPLYATITADDVPDGTFYTDPKTGRYSFEVPANASYTLRIRSLYPGLGEQVVPVAVGAADVSRDFGLTSDPYDCTAPGYREAAPRIAYSETFDEPTTPAGWTVTDPLGNGQVWRFDDDRGFGNRTGGEGLYGWVFSADYGPDAEQDTALVSPPVDLSGTTTPALWFNTDYSDGPSSVADVDVSVDGGTTWTNVWRATQPSVPESRELVPLPQAVGKTDVRVRFHYTASFDGWWMVDNVDLGEQVCETVPGGLVLGHVRDANTDQPLVGATVRHDGGSVTTVATPTDPQLDDGFYWTFVPNGSRAFTASQPRYQAATRTVQVAPDAANVADFEPTAGVIEASVTSLSGRTTLGGQTTAKVTIRNEGTASTRVDLGERSGPVTVQAASAPIPVRRVAGTFSTGAKPSGGVVPKVAPADTAGGPWSSLADYPIAIMDNAMVTHEGELYSFGGRTAQGATNLAYRYNRESSTWKAIAPIPRARQKPSIGVLSGKVYVAGGWSATGDARADMDVYDPVANTWAAGPSMPGRTTAAGTAVVGDQLFVIGGCISECSERQVYRYDASDRAWTRLADYPRDVAWQACGGIAGVVYCAGGTSESGTSARTFRYDAAANIWTRLADLPTDVWGMGSTVSAGSLLLSGGVVDDAVTNEGFAYDPVSDSWSALANSRHSYYRGGSACGFAKVGGSPGNFVGSPFGEVLTGFADCGLADPVRWLRSSPSSVTIAPGASVDVTVTFDGTGVDQPGTYVAALEARDTTPYTPPSVAVSLRVDAPASWGKLAGTVYGKDCAGVKAPLPGASVRHDGPLADRTLRTDAAGTYAVWQDRANSPATLVVTKDGWFPATGSVQLRAGQTTTKDFTLNRTGCPTGGNAR; this is encoded by the coding sequence ATGCTGGTACGCGCGTTGGTGGCCGTCGTGCTCGGAGCGGGGCTGCTGATGGCTCCGCACGCCCAGGCCGAGCCGGCACCTGCCGTCCGGAAGATCGACGCCAGCCTGCAACGCGGCCTCGCCGCCGCTGGCAGCGCGGACTTCCTGGTCTCGTTCGGCGCCCGGTCGAACGTGTCGCCGAGCGGCAGCTGGGCCGAACGCGGCCGCCAGGTGTACGACGCGCTCGAGCGCACCGCGGAGAAGAGCCAGCGCGACGTTCGCAAGGAGCTCGACAAGGCCGGCGTGAAGTACCGCGCGTTCTCCGTCGCGAACGTCGTCTACGTCTTCGGCGGCACGACCGCGCTCGCCGACAAGATCTCGGCGAACGCCGCGGTGACCAGGCTCGACCCGGCCCGGACGTACAAGCTGCCGGAACCCGCCAAGAGCAAGGCCAAGGCGGCCGCCGTCGACGGCGTCGAGTGGGGCGTCGCGAGCATCCGCGCCGACCAGGTCTGGTCGCAGTTCGGCACCCGCGGCGAGGGCATCGTGGTCGCGAACGTCGACTCCGGCGCGCAGTTCGACCACCCCGAGCTGGCGGCCTCGTACCGCGGCAGGCAGGCCGACGGCAGCGTGCGGCACGACTACAACTGGTACGACCCGGCCGGCATCTGCCCAGCGGGCCTCGGCCCTTGTGACAACGCCGGCCACGGCACCCACACGATGGGCACGATGGTCGGCGCGAACGGCATCGGTGTCGCGCCCGGCGTGAAGTGGATCGCCGCGAAGGGCTGCGAGGGCGAGGGCTGCTCGAGCTTCGCGCTGCTGTCGTCGGCCCAGTGGCTGCTCGCCCCGACCGACGCGCAGGGCCAGAACCCGCGCCCGGACCTGCGCCCGAACGTCGTCAACAACTCCTGGGGCGGGGACAACGGCCCGGTCGAGGACCCCTGGTACGACGAGGCGATCGCGAACTGGATCGACGCCGGCATCTTCCCCGCGTTCGCCAACGGCAACGCCGGCCCGGGCTGCGACACCGCCGGCACCCCGGGCGACAGCCTGCTCGCGTACGCGGTCGGCGCGTACGCCGCCGACGGCTCGATCGGCTCGTTCTCCTCGCGCGGCCCCGGCGCCGACGACACCCCGAAGCCGAACCTCGCCGCCCCGGGCGTCGCGATCCGCTCCAGCCTTCCTGGCAACGGGTACGGGACCTGGGACGGCACCTCGATGGCCACGCCGCACCTCGCCGCCACCGTCGCGCTGATGTGGTCCGTTGCACCCGCGCTCACCGGCGACATCGAGGCGACCGAGGCGCTACTGGACGAGACCGCGATCGACGTGGACGACACCAGCTGCGGCGGCACCGCGGCGGACAACAACGTCTTCGGCGAGGGCCGGCTGGACGCGTTCCGCGCCGTCGAGGCGTCGCCGCGCGGGCCTACCGGCACGCTGCGCGGCACGGTCCGCACCGAGTCCGGCGACCCGATCGCGAACGCCACCGTCACGCTCACCGGGGTCGCGAACCGGCGCCTCCAGACCGCGCCCGACGGCACGTTCGGCGCGCTGCTCTCGACCGGCACGTACACCGCCACGGTCACCGCGTTCGGGTACGCCCCGCGGTCCGCCGAGGTCACCGTCACCGAGGGCGGCGAGACCGTCCGCGACTTCGCACTGCCGGTCCTCCCCCGCGTCACGGTCAGCGGCACGGTCAAGGAGGGGTCCGCGCACGGGTGGCCGCTGTACGCGACGATCACGGCGGACGACGTACCGGACGGCACGTTCTACACCGACCCGAAGACCGGGCGCTACAGCTTCGAGGTGCCGGCGAATGCCTCGTACACGTTGAGGATTCGCTCTCTCTATCCCGGTCTCGGCGAGCAGGTCGTCCCGGTCGCCGTCGGCGCCGCCGATGTCTCGCGCGACTTCGGGCTCACCTCGGACCCGTACGACTGCACCGCACCGGGCTACCGCGAGGCGGCGCCGCGGATCGCGTACTCAGAGACGTTCGACGAGCCGACCACGCCGGCCGGCTGGACGGTCACCGACCCGCTGGGCAACGGCCAGGTGTGGAGGTTCGACGACGACCGCGGCTTCGGGAACAGGACCGGCGGCGAGGGTCTGTACGGCTGGGTCTTCTCCGCCGACTACGGGCCGGACGCCGAGCAGGACACGGCGCTCGTCTCGCCACCGGTCGACCTGTCGGGGACGACGACTCCGGCGCTGTGGTTCAACACCGACTACAGCGACGGGCCGAGCTCGGTCGCGGACGTGGACGTGTCCGTCGACGGCGGCACGACGTGGACGAACGTGTGGCGCGCGACGCAGCCGAGCGTGCCCGAGTCGCGGGAGCTCGTGCCGCTGCCACAGGCGGTCGGGAAGACGGACGTCCGCGTCCGCTTCCACTACACCGCCTCGTTCGACGGCTGGTGGATGGTCGACAACGTCGACCTCGGCGAGCAGGTCTGCGAGACCGTTCCGGGCGGTCTGGTGCTCGGGCACGTCCGCGACGCCAACACCGACCAGCCGCTGGTCGGCGCGACTGTACGGCACGACGGCGGCTCGGTGACGACGGTCGCGACGCCGACGGATCCCCAGCTGGACGACGGTTTCTACTGGACGTTCGTCCCGAACGGGTCGCGTGCGTTCACCGCCTCGCAGCCGCGCTACCAAGCCGCGACACGGACGGTCCAGGTCGCGCCGGACGCCGCGAACGTGGCCGACTTCGAGCCGACCGCCGGCGTGATCGAGGCCAGCGTGACGTCGCTCTCCGGGCGCACGACACTCGGCGGGCAGACGACAGCGAAGGTCACGATCCGCAACGAGGGAACGGCATCCACACGGGTCGACCTCGGCGAACGGTCGGGCCCCGTGACGGTCCAGGCCGCGTCGGCGCCGATCCCGGTGCGCCGCGTGGCGGGCACGTTCTCGACGGGGGCGAAACCGTCCGGCGGTGTCGTGCCGAAGGTCGCCCCGGCCGACACCGCCGGCGGGCCATGGTCCTCGCTCGCCGACTATCCAATCGCGATCATGGACAACGCGATGGTGACTCACGAGGGCGAGCTGTACTCGTTCGGCGGCCGGACGGCGCAGGGCGCGACCAACCTCGCGTACCGCTACAACCGGGAATCGTCAACCTGGAAGGCGATCGCGCCGATTCCGCGGGCCCGGCAGAAGCCGTCGATCGGCGTGCTCAGCGGCAAGGTCTACGTCGCCGGCGGCTGGTCGGCGACCGGCGACGCTAGGGCTGACATGGACGTCTACGACCCGGTCGCCAACACGTGGGCAGCCGGGCCGAGCATGCCCGGCCGGACGACGGCGGCGGGCACGGCGGTGGTCGGCGACCAGCTGTTCGTCATCGGCGGCTGCATCTCCGAGTGCAGCGAGCGGCAGGTCTACCGGTACGACGCGTCCGACCGCGCGTGGACCCGGCTCGCCGACTACCCGCGCGACGTCGCGTGGCAGGCCTGCGGCGGCATCGCCGGCGTCGTCTACTGCGCGGGTGGCACGTCCGAGAGCGGCACGTCGGCACGCACGTTCCGCTACGACGCGGCGGCGAACATCTGGACGCGGCTCGCCGACCTGCCGACCGACGTGTGGGGCATGGGCTCGACGGTGTCCGCCGGTTCGCTGCTCCTGTCCGGCGGCGTCGTCGACGACGCCGTGACGAACGAGGGCTTCGCGTACGACCCGGTGTCCGACTCGTGGTCGGCGCTGGCGAACTCCCGGCACAGCTACTACCGCGGCGGCTCTGCATGCGGTTTCGCCAAGGTGGGTGGGTCTCCTGGCAACTTCGTGGGCTCGCCGTTCGGTGAGGTGCTGACCGGGTTCGCCGACTGCGGCCTGGCCGATCCGGTGCGCTGGCTGCGGTCCTCGCCTTCGTCGGTGACGATCGCGCCGGGTGCGTCGGTCGACGTCACGGTGACGTTCGACGGCACCGGGGTCGACCAGCCGGGCACGTACGTCGCGGCGCTCGAGGCACGCGACACCACGCCGTACACGCCGCCGTCGGTGGCCGTCTCGCTGCGGGTGGACGCCCCGGCATCGTGGGGCAAGCTCGCCGGCACCGTGTACGGGAAGGACTGCGCGGGCGTCAAGGCGCCCTTGCCTGGCGCGTCGGTCCGGCACGACGGGCCGCTGGCGGACCGTACTTTGCGCACCGACGCGGCCGGTACGTACGCCGTGTGGCAGGACCGCGCGAACAGCCCGGCCACGCTGGTCGTCACCAAGGACGGCTGGTTCCCGGCGACCGGTTCGGTGCAGCTCCGGGCCGGGCAGACGACCACGAAGGACTTCACGTTGAACAGAACCGGCTGCCCGACTGGAGGAAACGCCCGATGA
- a CDS encoding cupin domain-containing protein, translated as MSTPVSIPAAIDALAGPWQPRDLAVANDAVVRVARLEGEFPWHEHDEDELFLCWDGTFRIELEGAEPVVLARGDLFVVPRGVRHRPVADAVAHALLLERPETKQYGN; from the coding sequence ATGAGCACTCCTGTCTCCATCCCCGCGGCCATCGACGCCCTGGCCGGGCCGTGGCAGCCGCGCGATCTCGCGGTCGCTAACGACGCGGTCGTCCGCGTCGCGCGGCTGGAGGGCGAGTTCCCCTGGCACGAGCACGACGAGGACGAGCTGTTCCTGTGCTGGGACGGCACGTTCCGCATCGAGCTGGAGGGCGCTGAGCCGGTCGTTCTCGCCCGTGGCGATCTGTTCGTCGTACCCCGCGGCGTCCGCCACCGCCCGGTGGCGGACGCGGTCGCCCACGCGCTGCTGCTGGAGCGGCCGGAGACGAAGCAGTACGGCAACTAA